In Bdellovibrionales bacterium, the DNA window AGCGTCTTCGGATTGCGTCACTTCGTGAGCGCAACCCGGATACGCATTGCTCGCACAGGACGGTTCGGAACCATTCATTTTTAAATTTCCAGGATAAAAATAAAAAATCGCGTTTGGTGTTTTGGGGTTCGCTGCGCGTTTGTGCTGCTTAATTCGCGGGTGTGGATGTTCGATCTTTTGGTAGAAGTGTTTTTTTGCATTTCTTTATCATTGGGTATTACAGTCACTTATTTACTTAGATGGGCGTAATACATTAGCGAGAGATATAAGGCCTAGCCCTTTTTATTTGAGGGCTTTGTGGTGGTTTTTTAGGTATTGGCCCGTGACGCTGGATTTGTTTTTTATGATTTGTTCGGGGGGGCCGAAGCCGATGACTTCGCCCCCGTTTTTTCCGCCCTCGGGGCCGAGATCGATCACGTAGTCGGCGGAGAGAACTAAATCAAGGTTGTGTTCGATGACGACGACCGTGTGGCCCATCTCTACGAGGCGGTGCAGAATTTGGGAAAGTTTGGCGATGTCGTGGGTGTGGAGGCCGGTTGTGGGCTCGTCGAGAATATAGAGTGTTTTTGATGAGCTGGCTTTGGAGAGCTCGCGACTGAGTTTAATCCGCTGGGCTTCTCCACCGGACAATGTGGTGGAGCTTTGTCCGAGCGTGATGTAATCGAGGCCGACCTCGCTAAGGACTCTCAGTTTTTTTGCGATCGCCGTGTGATTTTCGAAGAACGGTAAGGCTTCGGCCACGGTCATTTCTAATACGTCGGCGATATTTTTGTCTTTATACTTAATGAGCATTGTCTCAGGCGAATATCTTCGCGTTTGGCAGGAGTCGCACGGCACGTAAGAGTCCGCGAGGAATTGGAGACTTGTTCGAATGTAACCGGCGCCCATACACGTTTCGCAGCGTCCGCCTTTGACGTTAAAACTAAAGTGCCCCGGAGTGTAACCGCGCATTTTGGCATCGGGAAGATTCGAGAAGAGATCGCGAATTTGGGGGAACAGTCCCACGTAGGTTGCGGGACAAGATCTTGGAGTTCTACCGATGGGCTTTTGGTTGATGGGTAAAATTCTTTCCAGTTGGTCAAGCCCAGAGATCTTTTGATAAGACATTGGAGATAAACCGAGATTCACACGGCTATAGGTTTGCGCGGCCACGGGCAACAGAGTGTCCATAATCAAAGTGGATTTCCCACTCCCCGACACTCCGGTCACTGCGGTGAAATTGCCGAGAGGAATGGAGACATCTACATTTTTAAGATTGTTTCCAGACGCCCCTTCAATTTTTAAAAAACCAAAGTCTTGTTTTCGACGAACACTCGGAACGGGGAAAACGCGCTGGCGAGAAAGATACTGTCCGGTGAGACTCTCTTTGGAATTTCTGATTTCGTCGGGTGTCCCGGCAGCAATCACCGATCCCCCTTGCGATCCAGCGCCCGGGCCGATATCTATCACGTAATCGGCGCTCGCAATAGTCTCTTCATCGTGCTCGACGATCAGTACGGTGTTCCCGCGGTCTTTGATTTCTGTAAGAAGCTTTAAAATATTAGCGTGATCGCGAGGGTGTAAACCAATACTGGGCTCATCAAGAACATAAAGAACTCCAATGAGAGGAGCTCCCACTTGCGACGCCAAACGAATGCGTTGCGCTTCCCCTCCGGATAAAGTTCGTGTGCGTCGACTTAAGCTTAAGTAGCCGGCGCCGGCGGTGGTTAAGTACTGGAGCCGATAGACGATCTCTTCGAGAATTTTCTCGGCGATCACCAGGCTCTTGCCGGTGAGATTCATGGTCTTAAAAAACTGAAGCAGATCTTCTACCGCTAAATTTGAAAGTTCCATGACATTTTTTTCGTCGATAAGAATATTCAAAGCCTCTTTTTTTAATCCCGTGCCAAAACAGGTGGCGCAGCTTCTAAGAACCGGAGTGAGGGTTGATTCTTCGTCGTCAGACTCTTTATCTGTTTTGATTTTCCAGCGTGTCTGTTTGGTTCGAGTGACCTCATCTCCGCGCGTGAGGACCTCTTCGTCGTACTCTTCGATATCGAGTGTTCCTAAACCATTGCAAGCTTCGCAGGCGCCCTTGGGATTGTTAAAACTAAAGAGGAGCGGATCGATCTCGCCAAAGCTATAACCACAAACTGGGCAGGCTCTATGAATAGAATAGTGCTGACTATTTCCGCCGGGGACCTCTATGGTCACGTGGCCCTCTGCGAGAGAAAGGCTTTTGTTAATGCTTTCGCTAATCCGTGTTTTATATTTGTCCTCGACGACTAGCTTATCAATAATGATGTCGATATCGTGCCGTTTTGTTTTTTGCAGCTTGAGGTCTTCTCGAATCTCTACGAGCTCTCCATCAATTTTTGCGCTGACAAAACCGAGCTTGGCCCACTTTTGAAACTCTTTACTGAACTCGCCCTTTTTACTCCGGGAAACGGGAGCGGAGATAATGATCTTTGTACCCTTGGGCATGGCGAGTACGTCTGCCAAAATTGTTTCGGGCAATTGTCCTTCGGCCGGTACCTTGTGCTCAGGGCACATCGGCACACCGATCTTCGCAAAGAGCAAACGCAAGAAATCATAAACTTCAGTCACCGTTCCCACGGTGGAGCGAGGACTATTACTAATCGTTTTTTGATCAATAGCAATGGCTGGAGATAAACCAGAAATAGAATCCACGTCCGGCTTTTTTAATTGATCCAGGAAGTGACGCGCGTAATTGGAAAGACTGTCCATGTAGCGGCGCTGGCCTTCGGCATAAATGGTGTCGAAGGCGAGACTTGATTTCCCGCTCCCACTGAGACCAGTGATGACGGTAATCTTATTTTTTGGAATCGAAACCGCAATATCCTTAAGATTATGCTCTCGAGCGCCACGGACATCGATAAATAAACGTCTTCCAGGTTTTACTTCCATCTTATAACAAAGGCTCCACGATTTTAAGGACCGACGAACTCATTTCGTCCAGTCGCTTTTGAGTTTGTGCTTCGAAGCGAACAACAACAACAGGTTGAGTATTGGAAGCACGAACCAATGCCCAGCCATCAGGAAAGCTCACGCGAACGCCATCGATAAAATTAAGTTGGACACCGGGCAGGGATTTAAAATGCTGAGTAAGAGTCTCGACAATCTTAATTTTCTTTTCCTCGGTGGTGTCCAAGCGAATTTCGGGTGTGCAGAACGCAGACGGAAGACCCGCCATAAGTTCTTTTAAAGTTTTACCGGTCTGGGAAATAATTTCGATTAAGCGCAAGCCAGCATAAAGAGCGTCGTCATAACCGTAGTTACGATCGGAAAAGAAAATATGACCGCTGAGTTCCCCACCAAACGGAGATTTTTCTTCTTTAATTTTGTTTTTCACCAAACTGTGACCGGTCTTCCACATAATGGGTTTGCCCCCATTTTTTTCGATGTCTGTGTACATACGATCGGAGCACTTGACGTCACCAATGATTTTCGCACCGGGGTTCGTCTTAAGAATCGCTCGGGACCAAATGACCATAAGCTCATCGCCTAATAAAAAGCGCCCTTCTTCGTCAACAACACCGATCCGATCACTATCGCCATCAAAGCCAACTCCAAGCATTGCCTTTTTGGCCTTCACTTCTTTTTTAAGATCTTCTAAGTTTTCTTCGACTGTAGGATCAGGATGGTGATTGGGAAAGCGGCCGTCAGGTTGCTCAAAAAGAATCGTTGGTTTGAGTCCGACAGCCTCATAGAGTCTGCGAGCGACAATCCCGGCAGCGCCGTTTCCGCAGTCAATGACAACCGGGATTGGTTTTAAGTCTTTAAACTCTTCTTTATGCTTTGCCACATACGGCGCGAAAATATCGTAGGCCTCGTGAGTGCCCGAGCCCGAGACCCACTCTTTTTGATCAACAATTTCGCCCAACTTGAGAATGTCCTTACCAAAAATCGTCGACTTTCCAACGGAAATCTTAAAACCGTTGTAGTCGGGTGGATTGTGGCTCCCTGTAATCATCATTCCACCATCGGCATCGAGATAAAACATTGAGAAGTAAGACATTGGAGTGGTGATAAGACCAAGAGTTTTAACCTGAGCTCCCCCATCGGTAAAACCTTTTAAGAGCGATTGAAAAATACCGGGGCTTGAAATCCGTGCATCGTACCCTAAAGTCAGGTGAGGATTTTTCTTTCCCTGTTGATGAAGATAAGTGACGAAAGCTCGGCCCAGTTGATAAGCAAAGTCGAGATCAAAGTCTTTTTCGAAAACTCCACGAATATCATACTCTCTAAAAATAAAATTTTTATGCAAAGCCTTCTCCTTGTAAAAATGCATTGGCAGAAAATTGTTCTCGGCTCAAGTTCACGGCCCAATCTAGAGCCGAAACCATCGAAGACGGATCCGCGATATTTTTTCCGGCAATATCCTTGGCGGTGCCATGCTCGACGCTGGTCCGAATAAACGGGAGACCGAGGGTTAGATGACATCCCGATTTGTGCTGATGAGCCATCTTAAATGGAATCAAGCCTTGATCGTGATAAGGACATACAAAAAAAGAATAACGAGACCAATTTTTTTGTAAAAATGCAGCGTCGGGTACCAAAGGCCCCTCGATCGGAAATTTATCCTTTTGCATTCGAGCGATCAAGGGTTCAAAGATCGAAGCTTCTTCGCTCCCAATGAGCCCGGATTCTCCAGCATGGGGATTGAGACCTAAGAGACCAATTTTGTTGGCGCCTTTCTTTTTGAGGTGGCCCGACATAGAATGCGCGGCCAAAAGCGCTGTCGTCAGGCGCCGCTCGGTGAGAAGCGCCGGAATCTGAGACAGTGGCCGATGTCCGGTCACCAGCAAAACGTTAAAGTGCTTTCCGAGAAACGTCATAAAAAGTTCTTTCGCTCCGGTCACGCGCGAGAGGATGTCGGTATGCCCAATATCTTTAAGTCCTGAATCCTGAATCAACGTCTTCGATAAGGGCGCTGTCACTAAAGCCTCTAGGTGTCCGTAGGTTGCGGCTTGTGCGGCGGAGTCCACCCACAGAGGAAGAGCGGTGGTACTACAAATATCAGCGATTTCCTTGTGAGAGCCAACGCCGCCCTTAAGCGCATCGGCCCAAGTCGTGTAGACCACACGGCTAAATTTTTTATCAATGAGTCGCAAATATTTTTTCGGAAATTGCGGAGATCTCCAGAGGAAGAAGTGAACATTTCTTTGCGGCCCTATTTTATAGAGAGCTTTTGCCGTGACCTCCGGTCCGATGCCGTCTTGATCACCCGTTGTAATGCCGATTCGAACTTCACTTCTTTTCATTGAATTTAACCACGAAACTTTTTCGCTTTTGATTGAGCCAATACTCCATTTGTTCTTTGTAACTTTTAACAAAGAGCATTTGGAAGATTTGCTGCTTGCGCCTTTCGAAGTCAGGATTGTTCACAACTTTTCGAGAATTCAATTTAAAGATGTGGAAACCCATCGGAGTTTCTACAATCGTACTCGTCTCACCGCTGCGTAAATTTGTGACCGCAGCTTCAATGGTGGGAAGCATTTCACCGGACTTAAAGACTCCGAAAGAATCATCCTTTTCCGACGGATTGAACTTTCGTTGAACCACAGTGAAAGACTGCCCCTGCAATGCCTTGAGAGCTTCTTGCGCGCGCTCCTGAGATTTTTTTCGTTGCTCCGAGTTTTTGGCGGGGAACAAAATATGCGACAAATTGTATTCAAAGGCTTGTCCTGAGGACGCCCCTTTATTGTTAGACATGTAGTGGTCCATAATATCTTCATCAGAGAGTTTGATTTTAGAAGAAACGTGGAAGCGCACGACCTCTTTGCGCGCCAAGTTTTTTCTTAGAAAGTTACGGTAATCCCTAAGTGTAAGCCCCTTGCTCGCAAGAAGTGAGGAAAGATGGGCCTCGCCCCCTTTGCCTTGGATTTCTTTATTTACAGCATCGTCGGTGATATTGATGCCCAGTTTTTTGGCCTCGGAGTCCATGAGCTTTTCGCCGATCATCCGCTCCACCAGTTTACTTTGGTCTTTAAGACTTTCCTCAATCGCAGACTCGTCGGGAAAGATCAAGTCGTCATAGAGCAAGCGGCTGCGCAATTGCTTTTGGTATTTTTCAATATCGGAATAGGTGATCATTTCTTCGTTCACGGTGACGTAGGTTCCGTCGATCAATTCAGCGGCCTGAGTTTGCGAAATCCCCGCGAAGAGGAACACTCCAAAAGTTATCATCCAAAAATTCATAAGCTCTCCTGGTACGCGGGATTCAATGACTCCAGTAGAGAAGCATCCACGACGATCTTCGACGTCTGAGTTTGTTCTTCAAGCCAGCGCTGGTAGGCGGCATTCAATCCATCTTCCTTAATAGCACGAATTATCTGTTCGCGAACCTCTTTCATCGGCGGAACGGGGGTTTTTTTAACCTCAATGACCTCGAAAAGGTGAAACCCCTGAGGGCTCTCAAAAATCTGAGAGCTGACGCCTCGGGGAAGCTTAAAGGCCGCGTCAATTACCGTAGAAGATCCTTTTTCTAGCCACCCCATGTCGCCCCCTCTCTGCGCTTCGGCCGAGAGAGAGTATTTACGAGCCACTTCGTAAAAAGGCATTTTTTGAGAGCGAATAAGCTGGAGGAGTTGTTGAGCGTCGTCCTTACTTTTCACAAACACCTGGCGTAAGTGGATTTTTTCACTGGCAAAGTGGTCTTTGTTTTTTTGATAATAAAGCTCAATGTCTTCGTCACGGACGGGGATTTTTTCTGCCAATAAAGTAAAAAGCTTCTGTTTCAGCTGAAGGAACCGGAGCGGTCGCTCGATTTCGGAAAGCGGGGCCGAGGCCAAGGGGAGCTTGGCCCAGTTCTCGACGAGGAGTTCTTCGATAATTTCTGCAGTCAGCTCTTTCTTAATTTTTTTAATACGGACGGGATCTTTGATTTCGACACTGTCGTATTCGGAAACTTTTGTGATCAGACGCTGTGAGTATTCGGTCGTCGTCAAATGGCGATCATTGACCGAAATGACGGGCTTACGAGACAGGGGCGACCAACACGCATTGAGAAGAATGGTAAATCCCAAATAAAAGAAAAACCGCATTCGGGGACAATACGTTGTTGAGACCGGAAATTCAATGGAAGGTTTGTCGAACGTTGTCCCAATTCGGGTGTTACTCAGGTGGATGGACCCGCTGAGGATGACGGGCCCACCGAGCTCAAAATGAGTTCTAGATTTTTTTATTCACTTGGATTTTATATTTGCTGCGTAAGCCACCGATAAATTTATCATAGGCCGCTTTTTTCTTTTCCTCTTGAACCGCTAATCTCAAGATGGAGCGGTCGGCATCAGCGAAAGGCTTTTTGCCTGTTAATTTCACGATAAAATAGCCGTAAGGGGTTTCTATGATATTGGAAATTTGTCCAACGCGCATCTGTACCGCAGCACGATAAAGTGCAGGGTGATGGGTCAGGCGCGTCTGCCAACCAATATCCCCACCCGTTTTGTTGGACATCACATCGTCGCTGTAAATCTTCACCAGATCTTCGAATTTACGATTGCTTTTCTTCACGTTGTCGTAGATTTCCTGAGCACGCTTTTTAGCTTCCGCTTTTTGCTCGGCAGTCACATCGGGGCGAACTTCAACCATGATATGGCTTGTACGAATTTCAGGATATTTTGCATAATAGCTTTTCATCTCGTTCTCGGAGACATCGATCTTGGCGACCTTAGGGCCCAACTCTTTTTCCACAAAGCCTTTATATAATTCTTGCTGCATTCGCTCTTTGATCTCGGGGTCGTTTTCAAGGCCTCGCTTTTGGGCCTCTTGCAAACCGACTTCGAAATTGATGAGGTCTTCGAGAAGAGTTTTTTTATCCGGAACTTCGATCATCTGCTCGGAGAGCGCTTGATGGCGTTCGTCTAACTCTTTGGCGGTGATTTCTTTGTTGCCGATTTTAGCAACGACTTGGGCCAAACTCAAAGAAGGCGCTAGGATTAAGATCATAAATGCAGAGAAAAGCTTCATTGCAAACTCCATGGTGAATGTACATAAATCTTACCAACCCACCTCCTGAGCGTCACCTCACAAGCCAGACTAAAGGATGTAAAGAACGGCCTAGTTATTTGGGATTTGAAAGACTTATGTTTGCGGAAATGGAGTTGAGCGGTTTTTTTCGAGATAGGAGAGGCAGATTTTTTTGTGGGCCTGGAGGGAGTCGGCGATTACTTGTTTTTTTTGCTCGAACTCGTCTGGGTTCGTCACGGTGATGGGCTCGCTCCAGCTCACCACGATTTTCGAAAATGGGAGTGGGATCTCCATCTTGTTCCACGATTTTTGAAGGACATACGTTTTGGAAGCGGCCATGGAAATTGTGTAGACCGGAGATCGAATCACGCGAGAGATTTCTAGAACACCTTGCTTCACTTGGTGTCTTGGGCCTCTCGGTCCATCCACCGCTACACTGGGGCGCCAACCCTCTTTGGACAATCTTAGGATACCTTTGAGAGCCCCTACGGCTCCCCTCGACGACGATCCGCGGGACACCTTCGATCCGCTCAGTTCGATCACTTTCGTAATCAGCTCTCCATCTTTACTGTGGGAAACCATTGCGGCTGCGTGATAAGGCTTTAGAAGGTGAAGTAAACCCACCTCTTCGCCATGCCAATGAGCGATGACGAAGATAGAATTTTCTTTAAGAGCTTTCTTTAAAGACTCAGATTCGAGGACTTCAACCGTCCAAGTCCACTGGAGAAGTTTATAGAATGCAAAAACAAAATAAGCGAACATGCCGTTCAATTTATAGCAAAGGTCGACCAAGCTGAATAGGGAAACTTATTCTTAAGGCTGAGAATCTTTGAGAACTTGCTTCAGCCGAGCTATATCTGAATTGAGATTTTGTACAATCGCATCCAGTCGAGATTCCTCAAAAACAACAAACGCCGTCTCCCCTGTAATAATGTAAGAAAGAGCGACACCACCCACAGTCACGACGGGCCAGCTTCGTAATCCTCGGGCAACGCGAGTCCCTAGTGATGGTGAGATGCGGGGTTCGACGATCAGGTGAGCGGCTTTGATTTCTCGCAATTCTTTAAGGCGTGCTCGTACGCGAAAGAGAGTCATGTCATCGCTCCGCAGAGTCTCGAGAAGATTTAAGCGGGTCTCTAAGCGTATTTCTTGATCGAGGTATTTCTCGATTTTTTCCAACCAAACTCGTTGTTCTATTGGCATTGCTGTGAGCTGAGCGGTCACTCGAGCTCCCGCCAGGGTAGAGCCAAAAACGGCAGGAATAGCGATAGCAACGGTAGTGCGATCAAGTCCTAAATGTTGATTTACAAAGCGGGAGGTTTCAATCGACGAGACAAGTATTGTAGATAAGGCGATCTGCGCTGCGATCTCTATGCGATTCAGATGGATCTGCTGCTCCAAATCTTTAAATGCAAGTTCTGTTGAGGACGGCACCATTTGGATTTCGGCTGCCCGTGCGCTACTGAATATGAGCAGCGTGGATAATGTGAGAGAACTGATTTTGTCGAACATAGTCTACTCCTTAATCGTCGACTCTTCCGGATAAAGAACCGCTCTTAAGCGATCGCGATCTTCTCTCAGTGAGATTAACTTTTCGTTGACCGCTTCGCGTCCCATATAAAGAACGACGACTTCCTCGTAGGTCGCCGCCAAAAGAGCCACGCCACCGACCATCATTACGCCGTGGGTGGCGAGTCGAAGTCCTCGGCGCATTTGGCGAGCGACTCGCACCATACGTTCGGGTTGGGTGAGAAGTTTGTGGTTACGAGCTTCGAGAGCATAACTATAATCGCGCTTCCGCACGGCTAAAAGCTGTTGCCGGTGCTCATTAAAATGAGGATCCACCGTACCCATGCGCCCCAGAGCTCTTGTAATGCCCGTTAAATTGGATTCGGCCCTCACAAACTCTCGTTCGAGTTTGTCGAATTCCGCAAACCAAGGGATGTTGTCCTGAGTGGCACGAGTGATTGCTCGATCCAAGGAGTAGCCCATGGCCCCAATGGCCGAATTTCGGACGAGGGTAAAGGGAATACTCCACGCAATTTGCGATTTATCTAAATCAAAATATTCATTTACAAATTGCGCTTGTTCGATGGACAGAATCGAGATTTCAATGATCGCGAGATCTTTAAGAAGGGCCGTCCGATTTTGCTCTTCTAAGGCCTCGAGTGGAAGTAAAACGTAATTTTCTTTTTGCTGGGTATGCACCGTAAATGGGAGCAGAAAGAATATCGTATAAAGTAAAGTTTGTTTCATAAAAAATCCCTTATTCAAGTTTTCCGTTTTGGTTTAAAGATTCAGTCATTGGTATTAAAAGTTCGAGCATTGTTAAGTAAGCCTGCTGCAAGTCGAGCGCGCCGTTCTTGTCGCGTGGAACTTGGTCCCCCGACAGGCCTCCTGTACAGTAGTAAAGATTTCGTGTTTTTCTCGGAGTTGCACTTTGTAATATCGCCGCCTCTCGGTCTTTTTGGGCCAGAGCAAGATCCCGACGGTAATCGTTGAGCTCCCGATGAAATCCCGAACGTCGAATCAAATCAATAAAAGGGGCATACTGCTCAGAGCAGT includes these proteins:
- the uvrA gene encoding excinuclease ABC subunit UvrA, coding for MEVKPGRRLFIDVRGAREHNLKDIAVSIPKNKITVITGLSGSGKSSLAFDTIYAEGQRRYMDSLSNYARHFLDQLKKPDVDSISGLSPAIAIDQKTISNSPRSTVGTVTEVYDFLRLLFAKIGVPMCPEHKVPAEGQLPETILADVLAMPKGTKIIISAPVSRSKKGEFSKEFQKWAKLGFVSAKIDGELVEIREDLKLQKTKRHDIDIIIDKLVVEDKYKTRISESINKSLSLAEGHVTIEVPGGNSQHYSIHRACPVCGYSFGEIDPLLFSFNNPKGACEACNGLGTLDIEEYDEEVLTRGDEVTRTKQTRWKIKTDKESDDEESTLTPVLRSCATCFGTGLKKEALNILIDEKNVMELSNLAVEDLLQFFKTMNLTGKSLVIAEKILEEIVYRLQYLTTAGAGYLSLSRRTRTLSGGEAQRIRLASQVGAPLIGVLYVLDEPSIGLHPRDHANILKLLTEIKDRGNTVLIVEHDEETIASADYVIDIGPGAGSQGGSVIAAGTPDEIRNSKESLTGQYLSRQRVFPVPSVRRKQDFGFLKIEGASGNNLKNVDVSIPLGNFTAVTGVSGSGKSTLIMDTLLPVAAQTYSRVNLGLSPMSYQKISGLDQLERILPINQKPIGRTPRSCPATYVGLFPQIRDLFSNLPDAKMRGYTPGHFSFNVKGGRCETCMGAGYIRTSLQFLADSYVPCDSCQTRRYSPETMLIKYKDKNIADVLEMTVAEALPFFENHTAIAKKLRVLSEVGLDYITLGQSSTTLSGGEAQRIKLSRELSKASSSKTLYILDEPTTGLHTHDIAKLSQILHRLVEMGHTVVVIEHNLDLVLSADYVIDLGPEGGKNGGEVIGFGPPEQIIKNKSSVTGQYLKNHHKALK
- a CDS encoding phosphomannomutase/phosphoglucomutase, producing MHKNFIFREYDIRGVFEKDFDLDFAYQLGRAFVTYLHQQGKKNPHLTLGYDARISSPGIFQSLLKGFTDGGAQVKTLGLITTPMSYFSMFYLDADGGMMITGSHNPPDYNGFKISVGKSTIFGKDILKLGEIVDQKEWVSGSGTHEAYDIFAPYVAKHKEEFKDLKPIPVVIDCGNGAAGIVARRLYEAVGLKPTILFEQPDGRFPNHHPDPTVEENLEDLKKEVKAKKAMLGVGFDGDSDRIGVVDEEGRFLLGDELMVIWSRAILKTNPGAKIIGDVKCSDRMYTDIEKNGGKPIMWKTGHSLVKNKIKEEKSPFGGELSGHIFFSDRNYGYDDALYAGLRLIEIISQTGKTLKELMAGLPSAFCTPEIRLDTTEEKKIKIVETLTQHFKSLPGVQLNFIDGVRVSFPDGWALVRASNTQPVVVVRFEAQTQKRLDEMSSSVLKIVEPLL
- a CDS encoding 4-hydroxythreonine-4-phosphate dehydrogenase PdxA, giving the protein MKRSEVRIGITTGDQDGIGPEVTAKALYKIGPQRNVHFFLWRSPQFPKKYLRLIDKKFSRVVYTTWADALKGGVGSHKEIADICSTTALPLWVDSAAQAATYGHLEALVTAPLSKTLIQDSGLKDIGHTDILSRVTGAKELFMTFLGKHFNVLLVTGHRPLSQIPALLTERRLTTALLAAHSMSGHLKKKGANKIGLLGLNPHAGESGLIGSEEASIFEPLIARMQKDKFPIEGPLVPDAAFLQKNWSRYSFFVCPYHDQGLIPFKMAHQHKSGCHLTLGLPFIRTSVEHGTAKDIAGKNIADPSSMVSALDWAVNLSREQFSANAFLQGEGFA
- a CDS encoding SurA N-terminal domain-containing protein, with amino-acid sequence MNFWMITFGVFLFAGISQTQAAELIDGTYVTVNEEMITYSDIEKYQKQLRSRLLYDDLIFPDESAIEESLKDQSKLVERMIGEKLMDSEAKKLGINITDDAVNKEIQGKGGEAHLSSLLASKGLTLRDYRNFLRKNLARKEVVRFHVSSKIKLSDEDIMDHYMSNNKGASSGQAFEYNLSHILFPAKNSEQRKKSQERAQEALKALQGQSFTVVQRKFNPSEKDDSFGVFKSGEMLPTIEAAVTNLRSGETSTIVETPMGFHIFKLNSRKVVNNPDFERRKQQIFQMLFVKSYKEQMEYWLNQKRKSFVVKFNEKK
- a CDS encoding peptidyl-prolyl cis-trans isomerase, with translation MRFFFYLGFTILLNACWSPLSRKPVISVNDRHLTTTEYSQRLITKVSEYDSVEIKDPVRIKKIKKELTAEIIEELLVENWAKLPLASAPLSEIERPLRFLQLKQKLFTLLAEKIPVRDEDIELYYQKNKDHFASEKIHLRQVFVKSKDDAQQLLQLIRSQKMPFYEVARKYSLSAEAQRGGDMGWLEKGSSTVIDAAFKLPRGVSSQIFESPQGFHLFEVIEVKKTPVPPMKEVREQIIRAIKEDGLNAAYQRWLEEQTQTSKIVVDASLLESLNPAYQESL
- a CDS encoding peptidylprolyl isomerase codes for the protein MKLFSAFMILILAPSLSLAQVVAKIGNKEITAKELDERHQALSEQMIEVPDKKTLLEDLINFEVGLQEAQKRGLENDPEIKERMQQELYKGFVEKELGPKVAKIDVSENEMKSYYAKYPEIRTSHIMVEVRPDVTAEQKAEAKKRAQEIYDNVKKSNRKFEDLVKIYSDDVMSNKTGGDIGWQTRLTHHPALYRAAVQMRVGQISNIIETPYGYFIVKLTGKKPFADADRSILRLAVQEEKKKAAYDKFIGGLRSKYKIQVNKKI
- a CDS encoding lysophospholipid acyltransferase family protein; the protein is MFAYFVFAFYKLLQWTWTVEVLESESLKKALKENSIFVIAHWHGEEVGLLHLLKPYHAAAMVSHSKDGELITKVIELSGSKVSRGSSSRGAVGALKGILRLSKEGWRPSVAVDGPRGPRHQVKQGVLEISRVIRSPVYTISMAASKTYVLQKSWNKMEIPLPFSKIVVSWSEPITVTNPDEFEQKKQVIADSLQAHKKICLSYLEKNRSTPFPQT